A part of Aegilops tauschii subsp. strangulata cultivar AL8/78 chromosome 2, Aet v6.0, whole genome shotgun sequence genomic DNA contains:
- the LOC109758048 gene encoding uncharacterized GPI-anchored protein At4g28100, which produces MSVHVAAAAVLIALLVPARASDVSSFPLTQTQSPANASAAPSSPPCRLDLSAELFGGVAAACGAGGGPGSLDRGRCCPVLAAWLFAAHARTALSVPAPAPALAGEGLDGDEGPMVPYDNQRCVDALGTALEKRGVALQRPNATCDTVICFCGIRLHQIGSLRCPAAFAVGAAARNATPTAAVKDLEKSCRNASYAGCSRCVQSLQKVKGNVSREVAGGDRARRMLGLDCQLMGLTWLLAKNKTVYIPTVSAVLRAMLYTAHPTESGGHSKVSGGGAAPPRCSPDQENMPLAVDSLQFEHAGSTSSAAALLRGVCGSLLCLALYCFVWDAFL; this is translated from the exons ATGTCGGTGCACGTCGCGGCCGCGGCGGTTCTCATCgcgctcctcgtccccgcccgaGCCTCGGACGTCTCCTCGTTCCCGCTCACGCAGACGCAGTCTCCGGCCAACGCCTCCGCGGCGCCCTCCTCCCCGCCCTGCCGCCTCGACCTCTCCGCGGAGCTCTTCGGCGGCGTGGCCGCGGCGTgcggggccggcggcgggccGGGCTCCCTGGACCGCGGCCGCTGCTGCCCCGTGCTCGCGGCCTGGCTCTTCGCGGCGCACGCGCGCACGGCGCTCTCCGtcccggcgccggcgccggcgctggcggGCGAGGGCCTGGACGGGGACGAGGGCCCCATGGTCCCGTACGACAACCAGCGGTGCGTGGACGCGCTGGGCACCGCGCTGGAGAAGCGCGGGGTGGCGCTGCAGCGGCCCAACGCGACCTGCGACACGGTGATCTGCTTCTGCGGCATCCGGCTCCACCAGATCGGCTCGCTCCGCTGCCCCGCCGCGTTCGCCGTCGGCGCCGCCGCCAGGAACGCCACGCCCACCGCCGCGGTGAAGGACCTGGAGAAGAGCTGCCGCAACGCATCCTACGCCGGCTGCTCCCGCTGCGTCCAGTCCCTGCAAAAG GTGAAGGGGAACGTGAGCCGGgaggtcgccggcggcgaccGCGCCCGGCGGATGCTGGGGCTGGACTGCCAGCTGATGGGCCTGACGTGGCTGCTGGCCAAGAACAAGACGGTGTACATCCCCACCGTGTCCGCCGTGCTGCGCGCCATGCTCTACACCGCGCACCCCACCGAGTCCGGCGGCCACTCCAAggtcagcggcggcggcgcggcgccgcCGCGGTGCAGCCCGGACCAGGAGAACATGCCGCTGGCCGTGGACTCGCTGCAGTTCGAGCACGCCGGCAGCACGAGCTCGGCCGCGGCCCTGCTCCGCGGCGTCTGCGGCTCCCTCCTCTGCCTGGCGCTCTACTGCTTCGTCTGGGACGCGTTCTTGTAG